One genomic window of Bradyrhizobium sp. B124 includes the following:
- the rpmD gene encoding 50S ribosomal protein L30 → MAQASKTIKVEQIGSAIRRHHSQRSTLIGLKLNKIGRVAELQDTPEVRGMISKVQHLVRVVGE, encoded by the coding sequence ATGGCCCAGGCCAGCAAGACCATCAAGGTCGAGCAGATCGGCAGCGCAATCCGCCGCCATCACTCGCAGCGTTCGACGCTGATCGGCCTCAAGCTCAACAAGATCGGCCGGGTTGCCGAGCTGCAGGACACCCCTGAAGTTCGCGGCATGATCAGCAAAGTCCAGCATCTCGTCCGCGTCGTCGGCGAGTAA
- the rplF gene encoding 50S ribosomal protein L6, giving the protein MSRIGKRPVAIPSGVTASVEGQTVKVKGPKGQLQFVVHDDVEVKFENGQVKVAPRVKTNRAQAMYGTARAQVANLVEGVTKGFEKKLEITGVGYRAAMQGKNLQLALGYSHDVVYAIPEGITIAVPKPTEITITGNDPQRVGQVAAEIRAYRPPEPYKGKGVKYANEFIFRKEGKKK; this is encoded by the coding sequence ATGTCACGTATCGGCAAAAGGCCGGTGGCGATCCCGTCGGGTGTGACGGCAAGCGTCGAGGGCCAGACGGTGAAGGTGAAGGGGCCGAAGGGCCAGCTTCAGTTCGTCGTGCATGACGACGTCGAGGTGAAGTTCGAGAACGGCCAGGTCAAGGTCGCTCCGCGCGTCAAGACCAACCGTGCGCAGGCGATGTACGGAACCGCGCGCGCCCAGGTCGCCAACCTCGTCGAGGGCGTCACCAAGGGCTTCGAGAAGAAGCTCGAGATCACCGGCGTCGGTTACCGCGCCGCGATGCAGGGCAAGAACCTGCAGCTCGCGCTCGGCTACAGCCACGACGTGGTCTACGCGATCCCGGAAGGCATCACCATCGCGGTGCCGAAGCCGACCGAGATCACGATCACCGGCAACGATCCGCAGCGCGTCGGCCAGGTCGCCGCCGAGATCCGCGCCTACCGTCCGCCGGAGCCCTACAAGGGCAAGGGCGTGAAGTACGCCAACGAATTCATCTTCCGCAAGGAAGGCAAGAAGAAGTAA
- the rplR gene encoding 50S ribosomal protein L18 codes for MSLKVTNARRKQRVRLALRRSAGGRPRLSVFRSSKHIYAQVIDDQKGETLASASSLEKNLRDAGKTGADIDAAKAVGRLLAERAAQKGVKEVVFDRGAYIYHGRVKALADAAREGGLSF; via the coding sequence ATGTCACTCAAGGTTACGAATGCCCGGCGCAAGCAGCGCGTCCGCCTTGCGCTTCGCCGCTCGGCAGGCGGCCGTCCGCGGCTGTCGGTGTTCCGCTCGTCCAAGCACATCTACGCCCAGGTCATCGACGACCAGAAGGGCGAGACGCTCGCGTCCGCCTCGTCGCTGGAGAAGAACCTGCGCGACGCCGGCAAGACCGGCGCCGACATCGATGCGGCGAAGGCCGTCGGCAGGCTGCTGGCGGAACGCGCGGCGCAGAAGGGTGTCAAGGAAGTCGTGTTCGATCGCGGCGCCTACATCTATCACGGGCGCGTCAAGGCGCTCGCGGATGCGGCGCGCGAAGGCGGATTGAGCTTCTAA
- the rpsE gene encoding 30S ribosomal protein S5: MAGERERGGRERSRDREERDSEFVDKLVHINRVAKVVKGGKRFGFAALVVIGDQKGRVGFGHGKAREVPEAIRKATESAKRNLTRVALREGRTLHHDIAGRHGAGRVYLRAAPAGTGIIAGGPMRAVFETLGIQDVVAKSIGSSNPYNMVRATFDALKHQDSPRSVAARRNIKVSTLQSRRVGGDAEVVAE, translated from the coding sequence ATGGCAGGTGAACGCGAACGCGGCGGACGCGAACGGAGCAGGGATCGCGAGGAGCGCGACAGCGAGTTCGTCGACAAGCTCGTCCACATCAATCGCGTGGCGAAGGTCGTCAAGGGCGGCAAGCGCTTCGGCTTTGCGGCGCTGGTCGTGATCGGCGATCAGAAGGGCCGGGTCGGTTTCGGCCACGGCAAGGCGCGCGAAGTTCCGGAAGCGATCCGCAAGGCGACCGAATCTGCGAAGCGGAACCTGACGCGGGTCGCGCTGCGCGAAGGCCGCACGCTGCATCACGACATCGCCGGCCGTCACGGCGCCGGCCGCGTCTATCTGCGTGCCGCTCCGGCCGGTACCGGCATCATCGCCGGCGGCCCGATGCGCGCGGTGTTCGAGACGCTCGGCATCCAGGACGTGGTGGCGAAGTCGATCGGCTCGTCGAATCCCTACAACATGGTTCGCGCAACGTTCGACGCGCTGAAGCATCAGGATTCGCCGCGCTCGGTGGCCGCGCGCCGCAACATCAAGGTCTCCACCCTGCAGTCGCGCCGCGTCGGCGGTGACGCCGAAGTGGTGGCGGAATAA
- the rplO gene encoding 50S ribosomal protein L15, which yields MKLSDIADNAGSRKKRMRVGRGIGSGKGKTSGRGGKGQTARSGVRIKGFEGGQMPMHRRLPKRGFNNIFRLDFAEINLDRLQEAIDNKLVDASATVNVESLVKAGVLRRAKDGLRLLGRGEIKTKLTIEAHGASKSAIAAVEKAGGSVKILAPAKDEGEAA from the coding sequence ATGAAGCTCAGCGATATCGCCGACAACGCCGGCTCGCGCAAGAAGCGCATGCGTGTCGGCCGTGGCATCGGTTCCGGCAAGGGCAAGACCTCGGGCCGCGGCGGCAAGGGCCAGACCGCGCGTTCGGGCGTCCGCATCAAGGGTTTCGAAGGCGGCCAGATGCCGATGCATCGCCGCCTGCCGAAGCGCGGCTTCAACAACATCTTCCGGCTCGACTTCGCCGAGATCAATCTCGACCGTCTGCAGGAAGCGATCGACAACAAGCTGGTCGATGCAAGCGCGACGGTGAACGTCGAGTCGCTGGTGAAGGCCGGCGTGCTGCGCCGCGCCAAGGACGGCCTGCGGCTGCTCGGCCGCGGCGAGATCAAGACAAAGCTGACCATCGAAGCGCACGGCGCCTCCAAGTCGGCGATTGCTGCGGTCGAGAAGGCCGGCGGCTCGGTCAAGATCCTGGCCCCCGCCAAGGACGAAGGCGAGGCGGCGTAA
- the secY gene encoding preprotein translocase subunit SecY, protein MVSAAEQLAANLNFGQLAKADELKKRIWFTLGALLVYRLGTYIPLPGIDPNVWEQVFRSQSGGILGMFNMFAGGGIHRMAIFALNIMPYISASIIVQLLTTVSPQLEALKKEGEAGRKTLNQYTRYLTVILALFQSYGIAIGLEGAGNVVSDPGMFFRISTAITLTGGTMFLMWLGEQITSRGIGNGISLIILSGIVAELPSALANMLELGRQGAMSTGLILIVIVMAVAVIAFIVFMERAQRRLLIQYPKRQVGNKMFEGQSSHLPLKLNTSGVIPPIFASSLLLLPTTVANFNAGKGPEWFQWLTTQLSHGRPLFLLMYLALIVFFAFFYTAIVFNPTETADNLKKHGGFIPGIRPGERTAEYIDYVLSRITVLGAIYLAIVCLIPEILISYASVPFYFGGTSLLIVVSVTMDTVSQVQGYLLAHQYEGLIRKSKLRGGRRR, encoded by the coding sequence ATGGTCTCAGCAGCCGAACAACTTGCCGCAAACCTCAATTTCGGACAGCTGGCGAAAGCCGACGAGCTGAAGAAGCGCATCTGGTTCACCCTGGGTGCGCTGCTTGTTTATCGGCTGGGCACCTATATCCCGCTGCCGGGCATCGATCCCAACGTCTGGGAGCAGGTGTTCCGCAGCCAGTCCGGCGGCATCCTCGGCATGTTCAACATGTTCGCCGGCGGTGGCATCCACCGCATGGCGATCTTTGCGCTGAACATCATGCCGTACATTTCGGCATCGATCATCGTCCAGCTGCTGACCACCGTGTCGCCGCAACTCGAGGCGCTCAAGAAGGAAGGCGAGGCGGGCCGCAAGACGCTGAACCAGTACACCCGCTATCTGACGGTGATCCTGGCGCTGTTCCAGTCCTACGGCATCGCGATCGGCCTCGAAGGCGCCGGCAATGTCGTCAGCGACCCCGGCATGTTCTTCCGGATCTCGACCGCGATCACGCTGACCGGCGGCACCATGTTCCTGATGTGGCTCGGCGAGCAGATCACCTCGCGCGGCATCGGCAACGGTATCTCGCTGATCATCCTGTCCGGCATCGTCGCCGAGCTGCCGTCGGCGCTCGCCAACATGCTGGAACTCGGCCGCCAGGGCGCGATGTCGACCGGCTTGATCCTGATCGTCATCGTGATGGCGGTCGCCGTGATCGCCTTCATCGTGTTCATGGAGCGTGCGCAGCGCCGGCTGCTGATCCAGTATCCGAAACGCCAGGTCGGCAACAAGATGTTCGAGGGCCAGTCCTCGCATCTGCCGCTCAAGCTCAACACCTCGGGCGTGATTCCGCCGATCTTCGCTTCGTCGCTGCTGCTGCTGCCGACCACGGTTGCGAACTTCAACGCCGGCAAGGGGCCGGAGTGGTTCCAGTGGCTCACCACCCAGCTCAGCCACGGCCGGCCGCTGTTCCTGCTGATGTATCTCGCGCTGATCGTGTTCTTCGCCTTCTTCTACACCGCGATCGTGTTCAACCCGACCGAGACCGCGGACAATCTGAAGAAGCATGGCGGCTTCATTCCGGGCATCCGGCCCGGTGAGCGCACCGCCGAATACATCGACTACGTGCTGTCGCGCATCACGGTGCTCGGTGCGATCTATCTCGCGATCGTCTGTCTTATTCCTGAAATTCTGATTTCCTACGCCTCGGTCCCGTTCTACTTTGGCGGCACTTCGCTCCTGATCGTCGTCAGCGTAACGATGGATACGGTGTCGCAGGTGCAGGGCTATCTGCTCGCTCATCAGTATGAAGGGTTGATCAGGAAGTCGAAGCTCAGGGGAGGCCGCCGCCGCTGA
- the rpsH gene encoding 30S ribosomal protein S8, which yields MSTHDPISDLITRIRNAQMRSKSKVSSPGSKMRANVLEVLKSEGYIRGYASVEHASGRSELEIELKYFDGEPVIREIERVSKPGRRVYASVRNLPRVNNGLGISVLSTPKGIMADHEARDANVGGEVLFTVF from the coding sequence ATGTCTACGCACGATCCGATCAGCGATCTCATCACCCGCATCCGCAACGCGCAGATGCGTTCGAAGTCCAAGGTCTCGAGCCCCGGCTCGAAGATGCGCGCCAATGTGCTCGAAGTGCTGAAGTCCGAGGGCTACATCCGCGGCTACGCCAGCGTCGAGCATGCCTCGGGCCGCAGCGAGCTCGAGATCGAGCTGAAGTATTTCGACGGCGAGCCCGTCATCCGCGAGATCGAGCGGGTGTCGAAGCCGGGCCGCCGCGTTTACGCCTCGGTGAGGAACCTGCCGCGCGTGAACAACGGTCTCGGCATTTCGGTGTTGTCGACGCCGAAGGGAATCATGGCTGACCACGAGGCGCGCGACGCCAACGTGGGCGGCGAAGTTCTCTTCACGGTGTTCTGA
- a CDS encoding adenylate kinase, with protein MRLILLGPPGSGKGTQAQRLVHRHGIVQLSTGEMLRAAAAAGTPVGLQAKEIMSNGGLVPDEVVVGIIADRIEEPDAKKGFILDGFPRTVPQAEALDELLRKKHLKLDAVVELRVNESALLARVEKRAEETRARGEEVRLDDTPEVLTKRLAQYRSLTEPLIHYYSERRKLLTVDGMMTIEHVTREINRILTALGALEPKEHEEARSASKVSKTARKTAKQPTKKAAKSAKTAAKPARKAAKGASKLASKGKAAKNAGKKTAKQPARKTVKKAAKQAARAANARKGAKAAKKAAKKLTKKRAKR; from the coding sequence ATGAGATTGATCCTTTTGGGGCCGCCGGGCTCGGGCAAGGGAACCCAGGCGCAGCGGCTGGTGCACCGGCATGGCATCGTTCAGCTCTCGACCGGCGAGATGCTGCGCGCGGCCGCTGCCGCAGGCACTCCGGTCGGCTTGCAGGCCAAGGAGATCATGTCCAATGGCGGGCTGGTTCCCGACGAGGTCGTGGTGGGAATCATCGCCGACCGAATCGAGGAGCCCGACGCCAAGAAGGGCTTCATTCTCGACGGCTTCCCGCGCACCGTGCCGCAGGCGGAGGCCCTCGACGAGCTGCTCCGGAAAAAGCACCTCAAGCTCGACGCCGTCGTCGAGCTGCGCGTCAACGAGAGCGCGCTGCTCGCCCGCGTCGAGAAGCGTGCCGAGGAAACCCGCGCGCGCGGCGAGGAAGTGCGCCTCGACGATACGCCGGAAGTGCTGACCAAGCGCCTGGCGCAGTACCGCTCGCTGACGGAACCGCTGATTCACTATTACTCGGAGCGGCGGAAGCTTCTGACGGTCGACGGCATGATGACCATCGAGCACGTCACCCGCGAGATCAACCGGATCCTGACTGCGCTCGGCGCGCTGGAACCGAAGGAGCACGAGGAAGCCAGGAGCGCCTCGAAGGTGTCCAAGACAGCCAGGAAGACCGCGAAGCAGCCGACCAAGAAGGCAGCTAAATCGGCCAAGACGGCCGCCAAACCGGCCCGTAAGGCCGCCAAGGGGGCCTCAAAGCTGGCCTCCAAGGGCAAAGCTGCCAAGAATGCTGGCAAGAAAACTGCGAAGCAGCCGGCCAGGAAGACCGTGAAGAAGGCCGCAAAGCAGGCCGCCCGTGCCGCGAATGCCCGGAAGGGGGCAAAAGCCGCCAAAAAGGCAGCAAAAAAGCTCACGAAAAAGCGAGCTAAACGCTAG